A region from the Arachis ipaensis cultivar K30076 chromosome B01, Araip1.1, whole genome shotgun sequence genome encodes:
- the LOC107645609 gene encoding uncharacterized protein LOC107645609: MADSSLGGSTGGPRTMDMHQIASFLSQISAIQAHIAKTSNPVQDPTNAYFLHPSENSGIPITTVVLTGQNYSTWSREMWRALKSKNKIKFVDGSITKPESTDPLFEIWERCNTYVIGWINLSLSPDIRQSVTWNNLASDLWLDLKQRNYQGDRYRVGELYEELYTLRQGELDVTSYYTKLKTIWEEIDNFRQIPSCECGITCQCDLGVIRSQREEDRIVKFLRGLNEQYSNVRSQIMLLDKLPSLNVVLSKLTQQKRQFLSLETTSDIQILAI, from the coding sequence ATGGCAGATTCAAGTTTGGGAGGCTCGACAGGTGGTCCAAGAACCATGGATATGCATCAGATAGCATCATTTCTGAGTCAGATATCAGCGATTCAAGCGCACATCGCGAAAACCAGTAATCCAGTTCAAGATCCAACAAATGCCTATTTTCTTCACCCATCAGAAAACTCAGGTATCCCCATAACTACTGTTGTTCTTACTGGTCAGAACTATAGTACATGGAGTAGAGAAATGTGGAGAGCACTcaaatcaaagaacaaaataaaattcgTTGATGGAAGCATCACAAAACCAGAGAGCACAGATCCATTGTTTGAAATATGGGAAAGGTGTAATACTTATGTAATTGGCTGGATAAATCTTTCACTTAGTCCAGATATTCGTCAAAGTGTAACATGGAACAATCTTGCTAGTGATTTGTGGCTTGATCTGAAGCAACGCAATTATCAAGGGGATAGGTACCGTGTTGGTGAACTATATGAAGAACTATACACATTAAGACAAGGCGAATTGGATGTGACATCCTACTACACGAAACTCAAAACAATTTGGGAAGAAATTGACAATTTTCGGCAAATACCATCATGTGAATGTGGCATCACGTGTCAATGTGATCTAGGAGTAATTAGAAGTCAAAGGGAGGAAGACAGAATTGTGAAGTTTTTGAGAGGATTGAATGAGCAATATTCTAATGTGCGGTCTCAGATCATGCTCTTGGACAAGTTGCCGAGTCTGAATGTGGTGCTCTCCAAGCTTACTCAACAAAAGAGACAGTTCCTCAGCCTTGAAACTACCTCAGACATTCAAATTTTGGCAATATGA